Proteins found in one Bacillus subtilis subsp. subtilis str. 168 genomic segment:
- the pucB gene encoding putative molybdopterin cofactor synthesis cytidylyl transferase (Evidence 3: Putative function from multiple computational evidences; PubMedId: 11344136, 21528011; Product type e: enzyme) codes for MRSPYLIGVFLAAGKSRRMGQNKLALPLKGENIGSLSLKTALSSRLDHVLVVERTEHASLEWIGAPYHAPPFQKRWSLHVCQDAEKGQGHSVSSGVRKAESMGADGIVILLADQPQLSVDHLNALVALAPESFAVSSFLGAFTPPIYFSSTCFPYVKGLKGDEGARRLLKSGQLGAGAVLEAKDSGELDDIDTPEEYDMVRRAMS; via the coding sequence ATGAGAAGCCCCTATCTGATCGGCGTGTTTCTCGCTGCCGGCAAAAGCAGAAGAATGGGACAAAACAAGCTGGCTTTGCCGCTAAAAGGAGAAAACATAGGCTCACTTTCCTTGAAAACTGCTCTGTCGTCCCGCCTTGATCACGTGCTGGTCGTCGAGCGGACAGAACATGCCTCCCTTGAGTGGATAGGAGCGCCGTATCACGCTCCGCCTTTTCAAAAACGCTGGAGCCTGCACGTTTGCCAAGACGCAGAAAAGGGTCAGGGGCATTCAGTCAGCAGCGGGGTGAGAAAAGCAGAAAGCATGGGGGCGGACGGCATTGTCATTTTGTTAGCCGACCAGCCTCAGCTTTCCGTCGATCATCTCAATGCCCTTGTGGCTCTGGCTCCTGAGTCATTTGCCGTGTCATCGTTTTTAGGGGCGTTCACCCCGCCAATCTACTTCTCGTCGACATGTTTTCCTTATGTAAAGGGATTAAAGGGAGATGAAGGGGCTCGCAGGCTCCTGAAAAGCGGACAGCTTGGAGCAGGAGCGGTTTTGGAGGCAAAGGATAGCGGTGAGTTGGACGATATTGATACACCCGAGGAATATGACATGGTAAGGAGGGCGATGTCTTGA